From Klebsiella electrica, the proteins below share one genomic window:
- a CDS encoding tyrosine-protein phosphatase, with amino-acid sequence MTTYSRHPAFLSLQGGINFRDLGGLHTADGRRVRQGKLLRSGSLHQMTNQDLSHLDTLPVTRVIDYRDPHEVQRSPDRLNERMRYLNAPANPLTPDVDAKVTELNAATLNTMNGEKFMLQLYRQLPFNNAAYRQLAGWLMQPVDGALLQHCAVGKDRTGVGCALALFALGCDTPTVMEEYLLTHGMLNQVETGILSLLGNELSPRGRQNLAEILTVHESYLAAALSAIHDRYSSVDTWLEQEYQLTPEAREALRSRFLEG; translated from the coding sequence ATGACGACATACTCTCGCCATCCGGCATTCTTATCGCTTCAGGGCGGTATCAACTTTCGCGACCTCGGCGGCCTGCACACCGCCGACGGTCGCCGCGTGCGCCAGGGGAAACTGCTGCGCTCCGGTTCGTTACACCAGATGACCAATCAAGATCTGAGCCATCTCGACACTCTGCCGGTGACCCGGGTCATTGATTATCGCGATCCGCACGAAGTCCAGCGCAGCCCCGACAGGCTCAATGAACGGATGCGTTATCTCAATGCGCCCGCCAATCCTCTGACGCCAGACGTCGATGCCAAAGTCACGGAGCTGAATGCCGCGACGCTCAATACCATGAACGGCGAGAAGTTTATGCTGCAGCTTTATCGTCAGTTGCCCTTTAACAACGCCGCCTATCGCCAGCTTGCCGGTTGGCTGATGCAGCCTGTTGACGGCGCGCTGTTGCAGCACTGCGCGGTAGGCAAAGACCGTACCGGCGTCGGCTGCGCGCTGGCGCTGTTCGCCCTTGGCTGCGACACGCCGACGGTGATGGAGGAGTATCTCCTCACCCACGGCATGCTAAACCAGGTCGAAACCGGGATCCTCAGCCTGCTCGGCAATGAACTGAGCCCCCGCGGACGGCAGAACCTGGCAGAAATTCTGACGGTACATGAGTCGTACCTCGCGGCGGCGCTATCGGCGATTCACGACCGCTATTCCAGCGTGGATACATGGCTGGAACAGGAGTATCAGCTGACGCCAGAGGCGCGAGAAGCGCTGCGCTCTCGGTTTCTCGAGGGGTAA
- the ldtB gene encoding L,D-transpeptidase yields MKISTLLAAAFALVGFCNTASAVTYPLPTDGSRLIGQNQVITVPDNNKQPLEYFAAKYQMGLSNMLEANPGVDTYLPKGGTVLNIPQQLILPDTVHEGIVINSAEMRLYYYPKGTNTVIVLPIGIGQLGKDTPIKWVTKVERKKAGPTWTPTAKMHAEYIAAGNPLPAVVPAGPDNPMGLYALYIGRLYAIHGTNANFGIGLRVSHGCVRLRNDDIKFLFENVPVDTRVEFIDEPVKATTEPDGSRYVEVHNPLSTTEAQFQGGEIVPIALTKEVQAVTGQPDVDQTVVEQAIQNRSGMPVRLN; encoded by the coding sequence ATGAAAATATCGACACTCTTAGCGGCAGCCTTCGCCCTCGTCGGCTTTTGCAACACAGCATCCGCTGTCACTTATCCACTGCCAACCGACGGCAGTCGACTGATTGGTCAGAACCAGGTGATTACGGTTCCTGATAACAACAAGCAACCGCTGGAATATTTCGCGGCTAAATACCAGATGGGATTGTCCAACATGCTGGAAGCCAACCCGGGTGTGGATACCTATCTGCCGAAGGGCGGCACCGTGCTGAATATCCCGCAGCAGCTGATTCTGCCCGATACCGTGCATGAAGGTATTGTTATCAACAGCGCGGAAATGCGTCTTTACTACTACCCGAAAGGCACCAACACCGTTATCGTGCTGCCAATTGGTATCGGCCAGCTGGGCAAAGATACGCCGATCAAGTGGGTCACCAAGGTAGAACGTAAGAAAGCGGGTCCGACCTGGACGCCGACGGCGAAGATGCACGCGGAATACATCGCGGCGGGTAACCCGCTGCCGGCCGTCGTACCGGCGGGTCCTGACAACCCGATGGGCCTGTATGCGCTGTATATTGGTCGTCTGTATGCCATCCACGGCACCAACGCTAACTTCGGTATCGGTCTGCGCGTCAGCCACGGCTGCGTCCGTCTGCGTAACGATGACATCAAATTCCTGTTTGAAAATGTGCCGGTTGATACCCGCGTCGAGTTTATCGATGAGCCGGTGAAAGCGACCACCGAGCCGGACGGTAGCCGTTATGTCGAAGTACATAACCCGCTGTCCACCACCGAAGCACAGTTCCAGGGCGGTGAAATCGTACCGATTGCGCTGACTAAAGAAGTCCAGGCGGTCACCGGCCAGCCCGACGTCGATCAGACCGTTGTCGAGCAGGCTATCCAGAACCGTTCCGGTATGCCGGTTCGTCTGAACTAA
- a CDS encoding GntR family transcriptional regulator — protein sequence MTAKYLAIAREIKKRIISQQYLASAPLPDQFALAAEFNTSRMTIQQAMRQLIVEGLIYTRKGQGTFVRKNFLQLSQWELPGSDYFGATKTWEHLGEVTSQVIRFEPRFATEKEQASLLIDADAPVYDFVRLRVLNGEPVSLDMTVMPVALVPGLNKTHLESSVFRYVQETLGRKLMGSYRVVRAMKPDALDQQHLNCGESDPVLEVEQVIYLEDGTPLEYARCHYRYDHGGIILVNNG from the coding sequence ATGACGGCGAAGTATCTTGCGATCGCGCGGGAAATCAAAAAACGAATTATCAGCCAGCAGTATCTCGCCAGCGCCCCGTTACCCGACCAGTTTGCGTTGGCGGCGGAATTTAACACCAGCAGGATGACCATCCAGCAGGCGATGCGCCAGCTGATTGTCGAGGGGCTTATCTATACCCGCAAAGGGCAGGGCACCTTCGTGCGCAAGAACTTTCTGCAGCTCTCGCAGTGGGAACTGCCGGGTAGCGATTACTTCGGCGCCACCAAAACCTGGGAGCATCTGGGGGAGGTGACCAGCCAGGTGATCCGCTTTGAACCGCGCTTTGCCACGGAAAAGGAGCAAGCCTCGCTGCTTATCGACGCCGATGCCCCGGTCTATGACTTTGTCCGCCTGCGGGTGCTCAATGGCGAGCCGGTCTCGCTGGATATGACGGTGATGCCCGTGGCGCTGGTGCCGGGGCTTAATAAAACCCATCTGGAAAGTTCGGTGTTTCGTTACGTGCAGGAGACGCTGGGGCGAAAGCTGATGGGCTCGTATCGCGTGGTCCGGGCGATGAAGCCGGATGCGCTGGATCAGCAGCATCTGAACTGCGGCGAGAGCGACCCGGTGCTGGAAGTCGAGCAGGTTATCTATCTGGAAGACGGGACGCCGCTGGAGTATGCCCGCTGCCACTATCGCTACGATCATGGCGGCATTATCCTGGTCAATAACGGATAA
- a CDS encoding glycoside hydrolase family 1 protein yields the protein MNNALPADFLWGNSVSSMQTEGAWNEGGKGMSVYDVREPAEFASDWKVATDSYHRYREDFDLMQDLGMNCYRFQIAWSRVCPLGDGEFNEQGIAFYHQFIDELLARGIEPMICLYHFDMPLSLAERYNGFTDRRVMDAFIRYGQKMIACYGDKVKYWLTFNEQNLYHMPEAFLITGYLRGEKTLRELYQIQHHVMMAHVHLTHYLHQVKPQCLMGGMLAHALVYPATCKPRDILCAQQLDEFFNQNLLRAFAGEGYSPEVMHFVAREGFSEIYREEDLALMATVKVDYLAFSYYASRTLDSDPVPPDTPVNNYMLFGDKANRWLKATEWNWQIDPLGFRMIITRYYNDWRLPVFPIENGIGVIESWDGETPVADDYRIAYHRDHINAMKEAIFTDGAQVMGYLGWGLIDILSSQGDMRKRYGVVYVNRENHDLKDLKRVPKKSYAWLKQAIHSNGDAL from the coding sequence ATGAACAATGCACTACCGGCGGACTTTTTGTGGGGGAACTCGGTTTCCAGCATGCAGACGGAAGGGGCCTGGAATGAAGGGGGGAAGGGGATGTCGGTGTACGATGTTCGCGAACCCGCGGAATTCGCCTCCGACTGGAAAGTCGCGACGGACTCTTACCATCGCTATCGGGAAGATTTCGACCTGATGCAGGATCTGGGGATGAACTGCTATCGTTTCCAGATTGCCTGGAGCCGGGTATGTCCGCTGGGCGACGGCGAATTTAATGAACAGGGGATCGCCTTCTATCACCAGTTTATTGATGAACTGCTCGCCCGCGGTATTGAGCCGATGATCTGCCTGTATCATTTCGATATGCCGCTTTCGCTGGCGGAACGCTATAACGGTTTCACCGATCGTCGCGTGATGGACGCTTTTATTCGTTACGGCCAGAAGATGATTGCCTGCTACGGCGACAAGGTGAAGTACTGGCTGACCTTCAACGAGCAGAATCTCTACCATATGCCGGAGGCGTTCCTTATTACGGGCTATCTGCGTGGTGAGAAAACCTTGCGCGAGCTGTACCAGATCCAGCACCACGTGATGATGGCCCACGTGCACCTGACCCACTATCTGCACCAGGTGAAACCGCAGTGTTTAATGGGCGGTATGCTGGCGCACGCGCTGGTCTATCCGGCGACCTGTAAGCCACGCGATATTCTCTGTGCTCAGCAACTGGATGAGTTCTTTAACCAGAATCTGCTGCGCGCATTTGCCGGAGAAGGCTACAGCCCGGAAGTCATGCACTTCGTGGCGCGGGAAGGTTTTAGCGAGATCTACCGGGAAGAGGATCTGGCGCTGATGGCGACGGTAAAAGTCGACTATCTGGCCTTCAGCTACTATGCCAGCCGGACCCTCGACAGCGATCCTGTGCCGCCTGATACGCCGGTGAACAACTATATGCTGTTCGGTGATAAAGCGAATCGCTGGTTGAAAGCAACGGAATGGAACTGGCAGATTGACCCGCTCGGTTTCCGTATGATTATCACGCGCTACTACAACGACTGGCGTTTGCCGGTATTCCCGATTGAAAACGGCATTGGCGTGATTGAGTCATGGGATGGTGAGACGCCGGTGGCCGATGATTATCGTATTGCCTATCATCGCGATCATATCAACGCCATGAAAGAGGCGATATTTACCGATGGCGCGCAGGTGATGGGCTACCTGGGCTGGGGATTGATTGATATCCTTAGCTCTCAGGGCGATATGCGCAAGCGCTACGGTGTGGTGTATGTGAATCGCGAAAACCACGATCTGAAAGACCTTAAGCGCGTGCCGAAGAAAAGCTACGCCTGGTTAAAACAGGCTATCCACAGCAATGGTGACGCGCTGTAG
- a CDS encoding aldo/keto reductase — protein sequence MRYQKLGNTGLFVSRLCLGTMTFGGEGGMWGKIGQLRQTEAEQLVGSALDAGINFIDTADVYSEGRAEMLTGQALKNLKVPRENVVVATKAFGETGTAGVNSRGSSRFHIMGSVKESLRRLQLDHIDLYQLHGFDPATPIEETLYALDNLVQQGHVRYIGVSNWAAWQIAKALGISARLGLSRFASLQAYYTIAGRDLERELIPMMQSEGVGLMVWSPLAGGLLSGKYDRDGQSAEGGRRQTFDFPPVNKDRAFDCIDVMRVIAQAKGVSVAQIALAWLLHQPAVSSVIIGAKHPAQLADNLAAVDIHLSEEELAQLDAVSALPREYPGWMLERQGEYRRDQLARQ from the coding sequence ATGCGTTATCAAAAACTCGGAAACACCGGTCTGTTTGTCTCCCGACTGTGCCTGGGCACCATGACCTTTGGCGGCGAAGGCGGCATGTGGGGGAAAATTGGTCAGCTGCGCCAGACGGAGGCCGAACAGCTGGTGGGCAGTGCGCTGGATGCGGGCATTAACTTTATCGACACCGCCGATGTCTATTCTGAGGGCCGGGCGGAAATGTTAACCGGCCAGGCGCTAAAAAACCTGAAGGTTCCGCGCGAGAACGTGGTGGTCGCCACCAAAGCCTTTGGCGAAACCGGTACGGCCGGCGTCAACTCCCGCGGCAGTTCGCGCTTTCACATCATGGGAAGCGTCAAAGAGAGTCTGCGACGGCTGCAGCTCGATCATATCGATCTTTATCAGCTCCACGGTTTCGATCCGGCAACGCCCATTGAGGAGACGCTCTACGCGCTGGATAACCTGGTGCAGCAAGGGCATGTTCGCTATATCGGCGTGTCAAACTGGGCGGCCTGGCAAATCGCAAAAGCGCTGGGGATTTCCGCGCGCCTGGGGCTGTCGCGCTTTGCCTCCCTGCAGGCTTACTACACCATCGCCGGGCGCGATCTGGAGCGTGAACTGATCCCGATGATGCAGAGTGAAGGGGTCGGTTTGATGGTCTGGAGTCCGCTGGCCGGCGGTTTGCTGAGCGGGAAGTACGATCGCGATGGTCAGAGCGCTGAAGGCGGCCGCCGCCAGACGTTTGATTTCCCGCCGGTAAATAAAGATCGCGCCTTTGACTGCATCGATGTTATGCGCGTCATCGCGCAGGCGAAAGGTGTTTCGGTCGCCCAGATTGCTCTTGCCTGGCTGCTGCATCAGCCGGCGGTCAGCAGCGTGATTATCGGCGCAAAACATCCCGCGCAGCTGGCGGACAACCTCGCCGCCGTCGATATTCACCTGAGCGAAGAGGAGCTGGCCCAGCTGGATGCGGTCAGCGCCCTGCCGCGCGAATACCCCGGCTGGATGCTTGAGCGCCAGGGCGAATATCGCCGCGATCAGCTCGCCCGGCAATAA
- a CDS encoding SLC13 family permease, with protein sequence MNLPFIQSLARDRFLHLLLIIACGLSFFVPFAPKSWPQAIDWHTIITLSGLMLLTKGIELSGYFDVLGRKMARRFATERQLAIFMVLAAALLSTFLTNDVALFIVVPLTLTLKKWCAIPVNRLIIFEALAVNAGSLLTPIGNPQNILLWGRSGLSFLGFIGQMLPLAAAMMLTLLALCWCCFSASRLSFQSADRAPSWQPKLVWSCLAFYLIFLTALEMKLELWGLGLIILGFLLLARAVIIHVDWSLLLVFMVMFIDVHLLTQLPALHQVLSGVGQLSASGLWLSTIGLSQFISNVPATILLLNYVPPSTLLAWAVNVGGFGLLPGSLANLIALRMASDRRIWWRFHLYSLPLLLWAGAVGYALLLFIA encoded by the coding sequence ATGAATCTTCCGTTTATCCAGTCTCTGGCTCGCGATCGTTTTCTGCATTTACTCCTGATCATCGCCTGCGGTTTAAGTTTCTTTGTCCCGTTTGCGCCAAAAAGCTGGCCTCAGGCTATCGACTGGCACACCATTATCACCCTGAGCGGTTTGATGCTGCTGACCAAAGGGATTGAGCTGAGCGGCTACTTTGATGTGCTCGGCCGCAAAATGGCGCGGCGGTTTGCCACCGAGCGCCAGCTGGCCATTTTTATGGTCCTTGCGGCGGCGCTGCTCTCGACGTTCCTGACCAATGATGTGGCGCTGTTTATCGTCGTACCGCTCACGCTGACGTTGAAAAAGTGGTGCGCGATACCGGTAAACCGGCTGATTATTTTCGAGGCGCTGGCGGTCAACGCCGGATCTTTGTTAACACCTATCGGCAATCCACAAAATATCCTGCTGTGGGGGCGATCCGGGCTTAGTTTCCTTGGGTTTATCGGGCAAATGCTGCCGCTGGCGGCGGCAATGATGCTGACGCTGCTGGCGCTGTGCTGGTGCTGTTTCTCCGCCAGCCGCCTGTCCTTTCAAAGCGCGGATCGGGCGCCATCGTGGCAGCCGAAGCTGGTGTGGAGCTGTCTGGCGTTTTATCTGATATTCCTGACGGCCTTAGAAATGAAGCTTGAACTGTGGGGCCTGGGGCTGATTATTCTCGGTTTTCTGCTGCTGGCGCGAGCGGTGATTATCCATGTTGACTGGTCGCTGCTGCTGGTCTTTATGGTGATGTTTATCGATGTTCATCTGTTGACGCAGCTTCCCGCGCTGCATCAGGTGCTAAGCGGCGTCGGCCAGCTTTCTGCTAGCGGCTTGTGGCTGTCGACGATTGGCCTGTCGCAGTTTATCAGCAACGTACCGGCCACCATTCTGCTGCTCAACTATGTCCCTCCTTCGACGCTGCTGGCTTGGGCGGTCAACGTTGGCGGCTTTGGCCTGCTTCCCGGTTCGCTGGCCAATTTAATCGCGCTGCGTATGGCGTCAGATCGCCGCATCTGGTGGCGTTTCCATCTTTACTCTCTGCCGCTGTTGCTGTGGGCGGGGGCGGTTGGTTACGCATTATTGCTATTCATCGCCTGA
- the mntR gene encoding manganese-binding transcriptional regulator MntR translates to MNRRAGRPITKKVTQLVNVEEHVEGFRQVREAHRRELIDDYVELISDLIREVGEARQVDMAARLGVSQPTVAKMLKRLASVGLIEQIPWRGVFLTPEGEKLAHESRERHQIVENFLLVLGVSPEIARRDAEGMEHHVSEETLAAFNQFTVKYGRQGE, encoded by the coding sequence ATGAACCGTCGCGCGGGTAGACCTATAACAAAAAAAGTGACGCAGCTTGTTAATGTTGAAGAGCACGTTGAAGGGTTTCGTCAGGTGCGCGAAGCCCACCGTCGGGAGCTGATTGACGACTACGTTGAACTGATTTCAGATCTGATTCGCGAAGTGGGAGAGGCGCGTCAGGTTGATATGGCCGCGCGTCTGGGGGTCTCCCAGCCAACGGTGGCCAAAATGTTAAAACGCCTGGCCAGCGTCGGCTTGATTGAGCAGATCCCGTGGCGCGGGGTCTTTTTAACCCCGGAAGGCGAGAAGCTGGCGCATGAGAGCCGCGAACGCCATCAGATCGTCGAGAATTTCTTACTGGTTCTGGGCGTGAGTCCGGAGATAGCCCGCCGCGATGCGGAAGGGATGGAACATCACGTCAGTGAAGAGACCCTGGCGGCATTTAATCAGTTCACTGTTAAATATGGGCGGCAAGGAGAATGA
- the mntS gene encoding manganase accumulation protein MntS has product MNEFKRCLRVFTHSPFQVRLMLINMLCDMINGKNRQEKPHH; this is encoded by the coding sequence ATGAACGAATTCAAGAGGTGCTTACGCGTGTTTACTCATTCCCCTTTTCAAGTCCGTTTAATGCTAATTAACATGCTGTGCGACATGATAAATGGCAAGAATCGCCAGGAAAAACCCCATCACTAA